Below is a window of Nitrososphaerota archaeon DNA.
AGGCAAAAATCGCACTACTCAATGCAGCACTAGAAGTAGAAAAAACAGAAATGAGTGCAGAAATCAGAATTACCGACCCAACTCAAATGCAAATGTTCCTAGAAGAAGAAAACAGAATGCTCAAGTCAATGGTCGACAAGCTGCAAAGAGTCGGAGCGAACGTTTTGATCTGCCAAAAAGGAATTGATGATATTGCACAGCATTATTTGGCAAAATACGGAATTTTATCAGTAAGACGCGTCAAAGAATCCGACATGACAAAATTAGCAAAAGCATCTGGCGGCAGAATTACCACTAATCTGGATGATATGACAGATAAGGACCTAGGACATGCAGACCTAGTACACCAAAAGAAAGTCGAGTCCGACAAGTGGGTATTCATCGAAGGATGCAAGAATCCAAAATCTGTAACTCTTCTAGTTCGAGGCGGCTCGCAGAGAGTAGTGGATGAGGTTGACCGCTCTTTGCATGATTCACTAATGGTAGTAAAAGATGTAATTGAAAAGCCTGCAATTGTTGCAGGTGGAGGAGCACCAGAAGCACACTTGGCATCCCAACTAAAGGAGTGGTCTGATAACTTTGAAGGCCGAGAGCAACTAGCAATTAGAAAATATGCAGAGGCACTGGAGGTAATTCCACTGACAATAGCAGAAAACGCGGGAATGGATCCAATTGACACCATGGCAAACCTGCGAGCAAGGCAAAGCAACGGTAGAAAGTGGGCTGGAATCAACGCCAAAGAAGGAAAAATCGACGACATGCTATCATTGAATATAGTCGAGCCAGTGTCAGTCAAAGAGCAGATCGCAATATCCGCAACAGAGGCCGCCTGCATGATTTTGCGAATCGACGACGTAATAGCAGTCTCTGGGAAAAAATAAACCCTAAAACATTATTCATATCACATAGATTTGTGTACAAAATAGGCATTGATCTGGGCGGAACAAAAATCGAAGCAGTGTGCCTTGATGAATCCCTGAACTTAATACAGAAAAAGCGAATTTCCACAAACCAGCAAAATGGCTATACAGGCATTGTAAATTCGATTGCTTCTCTGGTACGTGATATTACAAAAAACATTGATGATTATTCTGTAGGGATTTGTACTCCTGGGGCAATCTCAAAAAAAACAGGCCTAATCAAAAACAGCAATACACAATGCCTGATTGGGATGCCACTAAAAGAAGATCTGGAAAAATCACTGGATAAAAAAATCAAAATGGAAAACGATGCAAACTGTTTTGCAATGGCGGAAGCAAAAATGGGTGCAGCTGTAGGATACGGTATAGTATTTGGCGTAATAATGGGCACCGGAGTAGGGGGAGGAATAGTAATTGACGGCAAAATCCATCATGGTAGAACAAACATTGCAGGCGAATGGGGCCATCACACGTTACACCAAGATGGAAATTTGTGCTATTGTGGTAGGCGCGGATGCGTAGAGACATACATCAGCGGGCCAGCGCTGGAAAAAAGATGGGAAGAGCTCACTGGAAAAAAAGAGTCTCTTCCTACAATAATTCCAAATTCAGAGTCTACACAATGGAAGCAGGAATTTTTGGATAATTTTGGCACCAGTCTGGCAAATGTAATTGACATTTTGGATCCCGATGTCATAGTATTAGGTGGAGGATTATCCAATATTGATTTTCTATACACCCAAGGAAAACAAGCAGTATACGGCAATGTGT
It encodes the following:
- a CDS encoding thermosome subunit; translated protein: AKIALLNAALEVEKTEMSAEIRITDPTQMQMFLEEENRMLKSMVDKLQRVGANVLICQKGIDDIAQHYLAKYGILSVRRVKESDMTKLAKASGGRITTNLDDMTDKDLGHADLVHQKKVESDKWVFIEGCKNPKSVTLLVRGGSQRVVDEVDRSLHDSLMVVKDVIEKPAIVAGGGAPEAHLASQLKEWSDNFEGREQLAIRKYAEALEVIPLTIAENAGMDPIDTMANLRARQSNGRKWAGINAKEGKIDDMLSLNIVEPVSVKEQIAISATEAACMILRIDDVIAVSGKK
- a CDS encoding ROK family protein produces the protein MYKIGIDLGGTKIEAVCLDESLNLIQKKRISTNQQNGYTGIVNSIASLVRDITKNIDDYSVGICTPGAISKKTGLIKNSNTQCLIGMPLKEDLEKSLDKKIKMENDANCFAMAEAKMGAAVGYGIVFGVIMGTGVGGGIVIDGKIHHGRTNIAGEWGHHTLHQDGNLCYCGRRGCVETYISGPALEKRWEELTGKKESLPTIIPNSESTQWKQEFLDNFGTSLANVIDILDPDVIVLGGGLSNIDFLYTQGKQAVYGNVFSDLIDTPIIPNKLGDSAGVFGAALL